One stretch of Nitratiruptor tergarcus DSM 16512 DNA includes these proteins:
- a CDS encoding thiamine-phosphate pyrophosphorylase, whose amino-acid sequence MKSDTAPSNDPKFYRLIDANINRLREGIRVVEDVVRYIYDNKETASRLKKIRHQIRFDDPLLLQYRDIRNDVLKKSTKSEMQRETIEEIIKANMKRAQESARVLEEALKLIDPNYAELFKTIRYELYDIEKEL is encoded by the coding sequence ATGAAGAGTGATACAGCTCCATCTAATGATCCTAAATTCTATAGACTCATTGACGCTAATATCAACAGGCTACGCGAAGGCATTCGCGTAGTCGAAGATGTTGTACGCTATATCTACGATAATAAAGAAACAGCATCGAGACTTAAAAAAATTCGCCATCAAATACGATTTGATGATCCGCTGCTTCTTCAATACAGAGATATACGCAATGATGTTCTCAAAAAAAGCACAAAAAGTGAAATGCAAAGAGAAACTATTGAAGAGATTATAAAAGCCAATATGAAGCGAGCGCAAGAGTCTGCACGGGTATTGGAAGAAGCTTTGAAGCTCATTGATCCAAATTATGCAGAACTTTTTAAAACTATTCGCTATGAACTTTACGATATAGAAAAAGAGCTTTAG
- a CDS encoding Bax inhibitor-1/YccA family protein, which translates to MKAYDNDILQMKERIASQKAKTTEEKKYDIATFIKMTYQLFAASLIAATAGAYIGMQMAPAIASWYWGLVILEFAALFGIYFTKNKPGINLLMLFVFTFMTGLTLTPLLSAILALPAGASIVTNALLLTGVAFGGISLFAINTKRDFTFMGKFLFVTLIILVVAGLINIFVGSPLLQTAIAAIGAILFSAFILFDTQNIIRGNFASPVEAAIALYLDVLNLFISLLQLLGIFGNEE; encoded by the coding sequence ATGAAAGCTTACGATAACGATATTTTACAGATGAAAGAGCGAATAGCTTCTCAAAAAGCCAAAACAACAGAGGAAAAAAAGTATGATATAGCCACATTTATAAAAATGACATATCAACTTTTTGCAGCAAGTCTCATTGCAGCAACTGCCGGTGCATATATAGGTATGCAGATGGCACCAGCCATTGCGTCTTGGTATTGGGGATTAGTAATTTTAGAATTTGCAGCTCTCTTTGGTATCTACTTTACTAAAAATAAACCCGGTATCAATCTTTTAATGCTTTTTGTCTTTACATTTATGACAGGTTTAACACTTACACCACTTCTTAGCGCAATATTAGCTCTTCCAGCTGGGGCATCAATCGTTACAAATGCACTGCTTCTTACAGGAGTTGCTTTTGGTGGCATCAGCCTCTTTGCAATAAATACAAAAAGAGACTTTACTTTCATGGGAAAATTCCTTTTTGTTACATTGATTATTTTGGTAGTTGCTGGACTCATTAATATTTTTGTTGGAAGCCCTCTTTTGCAAACAGCAATTGCAGCAATTGGCGCAATTTTATTTAGTGCATTTATTCTCTTTGATACACAAAACATTATTAGAGGAAACTTTGCAAGTCCGGTAGAGGCTGCAATTGCACTCTATCTTGACGTACTCAACCTCTTTATCTCTCTTTTACAACTTTTAGGAATTTTTGGTAATGAAGAGTGA
- a CDS encoding cytochrome C: protein MKRIASIIFAALLGASFISTAAFASADKGQKIYQKKLKKVCGFNGAKFAAKHTQDEWEEINEAGKFEDEIQKLCPKYKKGYLKPSQLKHIYDFAYEYASDSGNVPSC from the coding sequence ATGAAAAGAATTGCAAGCATTATCTTTGCAGCACTTCTAGGAGCAAGCTTTATAAGCACAGCAGCATTTGCTAGTGCAGATAAAGGGCAAAAGATCTACCAAAAGAAACTCAAAAAGGTATGCGGTTTTAACGGTGCAAAATTTGCAGCGAAACATACCCAAGATGAGTGGGAAGAGATTAATGAGGCTGGAAAGTTTGAAGATGAGATCCAAAAACTCTGCCCAAAATATAAAAAAGGGTATCTCAAACCTAGCCAACTCAAGCATATCTATGATTTTGCGTATGAGTATGCAAGCGACAGTGGTAACGTACCTAGCTGTTAA